GCTCGGACGCCTTTTTAACTGGACCGCACGGCGCATGCGCACATAGAACGCATGGGTCGCGAAATTACGAATCCTACTATGGCAACGGCCAACCAATGATCACTCGGCGTAGCTACATCTGACCAACCCACCCAACCATGTGTTAGCCAATCAAAAGCGCAGAAGGATGGGCTTCGCCTTCGCCGTAGTATGACTCGAAGATTAATGTCTGGCCACTATCAAGCGGCTCAATGTCAAAGAAACCTTCATTTCAAAttctgacaaaagaaaaaaacaacaaagaaacacatgTATAAAGCTTCAGTCGCACTTTGGACACATcattagctttaaaaaaaaaaaaaactccatatTTTATAACGGACTAATTACAATACAGTATACTATTCCGTCGCTAGGATACAACGAAAAGGTCTTCCCCTGGATGCGCAACAgcaaacagttttattttattctaaccTTCATTACATAATCCGGTAACCTCGCTGCTTGTCCCGAGTTTACAAGTGGACTCGAAAACAACACCGAGGCGAAGGTACAACTACTTTACTTTGAATGAGTGTTTTACATTTACTTTGGAAGTTGTTGTTCGGCAGCTATGAAAGCGAATCATGTATTAGCCTAGCGTTTGCTTTCTTGATATTTACACAAGAACAACAGATTACATCATGTTACGTCTAAACCGATCTGAATCCTTCGTTTTatgttgtttctgtttcagGACATCTATCAGAGCGTCTGTCGCCATGTCACTTAttaaactgtcaaaaaaaaagccGGCGACATCCTCAGACAGCAAATCGCAGAGCGTACGACTGCACGCCGTTTATTCACCCGATGGAAACGAATACCGCGGAGAGTGGAAGGACAAGAAGAAGCACGGTGAGACGGCCGGGACGTTTGTGAAGCACAATGTAACTCGTGCGTAGACATCTCTCATGTCCTTTGACGTCTCGCTGTCAAACAGCAACCACCTCGCACCGAAggttttgctttgttgttttttaaagggaAGGGGATTCAGGTTTTTAAGAAGTCTGGTGCCATTTACGATGGAGAGTGGGAACATGGAAAACCGGACGGGTTCGGCACCTACAGCGTGCTGCTCCCGGGCACGAAGCAACACGTAATCAAGTACCGCGGCCTTTGGACGAAGGGAAAGAAGCACGTATGCATTTGAAAGTTATACACGAAAATATGAAATTGTTACCCATATGTACACGAATGCGTTTTGATGGATCTTTTATCTTTCCAGGGTAACGGGACATTCTATTACGATAACTCGTCATTTTATGAGGGGGAGTGGAATGAGAATAACCGGAGCGGCTGGGGGGAAATGCATTACGAGAGTGGAGACATCTACGAGGGCGAGTGGGAGAATGATAAAAGGCACGGACAGGGCGCCCTTCAGTTTGGTAAGAGACCTTTATGCTCAATTTGATGTCAAACAGATAGAATTCCTGGGATAAGACGGCAAACTTTACAATTTTatccccccctccttccttgtGCCCAAGTGGATGGAAACTGGTACGAAGGCTTCTGGCGAGACGGGAAGAAGAACGGCGCCGGAAAGTTCTACCATTCCGACAAAGGCCAGCTTTACGAAGGCGTTTGGGAGGATGGAAACGCAAAATGCGGGACCATGTCTGATTTCAAGAGAGACGAAGCGAGAACACCAACCAAACACCCGATCCCAGAGGTACAAGTATTCCGTCAGCACTTATCAGACGatactaaataaataacccaCGGCACGCCATTCACCGTGGATGTCTCCTCTCCAGCTGCACCTGGTGGACGGGGAGATGGTTTTAAGGGAAGCCCAGTCACCCTACCTCGATCAGTGTTGAGGAACAATATCCGGACGATCAACAAGTTTCCACCTCGATACGCTCGCCGAGAATGAAGAAAGAAGGAATAAAGAAACACGATGATGCTGTTCCGCCAGAGTATTCACACCCACATAAGCAAACGGAATAAATTGGAACCGACGGCCAGGTATTTTCCACATTTAGCCAAATGACAGGTGGGATAGGCTCCGTCAACCCCGAAAAGCACAAGCGGTTATGGGTAATTAACTATTGATGGGTAAATGGAATAGTCTGCTTTGTTTCTCTAAAAGTGTAATAAAAATCATTCTCTCCTCACAGCAGAACGGTTCCAGGCTCGATTCCTTTCCGTGCGCGCGGGTTCTCCGGCAGCAGACAGAACCGACTCCCGTCGTCTGTTTCCAAAGTCTCGGTTTGACTCGAGCAGAGAGAGATTTAGTCAAACGGTTATTCCAATTTATTTGTTAAATTCTGACTCAAAAAGTGTTCTTGAATAATTCTAAACGGCGAGAAAGTCTACGAACGGCCGCCATTACAACGAAGGGTTAAACACTTCTCATTTACAAAGCAGAACACGTTCCTCGGTATTAACGGCGTTCAACGACAGACGCCAcgataatcaataatcacagTTACAACGCTTCACATTTCGGGTAACATGCATCGTGGCAGATCCGTGGTCGAAGTCGCTTCCTCGTCGGAAACACAAAAGTACGCTtcacgacaaaaaaaaaaaagccgagACCGGCGTTCCCGCGGAACAAACTGCAGCCGGGCTCGGCTCGGGAAAACGCCAGAACATCGCCGCAGACGCGCGTCTACGGGAAATGCGAGCTCGGAGACGGCAGGATTGACGGCTCCCCCCTGTTGTCCAGCTCATTCTGTAATCTGGTGAGATTAGACaactcctccagctcctgaaaCTGCCTGTCAGTCTTGTGGCTGACCAAGGAGCGGTAGAAATGCACAGCGAAGACGATGAACACCAGACCGAAGGGCACCatgatggaggtggaggtgatggCGGCCGCCACGCCGGGCGACATCGTCTCGTTGCTggacttgtttgtttgcttgatgGGCAGAAACTTGACCCAGCAGAGCAGAACCACCTCGGCCAGGAAGAGCAGGGTCCCGATCACCGTGGAGAAGGCCCACGCCAGCTCGATGTGCCGGTGCATCCTCTCGTGGGGGGACTCCTGCACCGAGTTGATGTTGTGCACGTTGCTGACGGCTTCGATGTTCGGCAGAATGCAGGTGCTGACCATCAGCGCGAACAGGTGCACGGCGACCAGCACGGTCGTGCACGCGCTGAAGGCGATGAGGAGAGCCGGCGGGTACGGGTAGCTGTTGTCCAGCTGCACCTCCACCATGGCCACCTGGGAGGGGGAACAGGAAGCCAGTTACAGGAAGCCGGTTACAGGAAGAGGACCAGTTCAGGGCGGCCGTTATTACCATAGCGAAGCCGGAAAGCAGGGCCGACGTGCGGCTGGAAGCCTTGAGTTTAGCCCGGCTCAGATAGAGCTTCCTCCAGGACAGCGCCTGCAGGGAATGCTCGTTCAGGCTCATGCTGCGCCTCTTTGACGCAGAGCTGCGCCTCTTTAACGCAGAGCTGCGCTTCTCTGCCGCAGCCCCGCTGCTTCCGTCCGTCCTGTCCGGGAAACGCGGCAGAAACAATCTATCCGCATGCCAACGGCGTTCACCTGCGAACCAGCGGCGAGCCTCGCCAGCCGACGGGGAGTGCGTGCGGGAGTGCGTGCGGAAGCGCGTCGAGCCGCCAACCCCGCACCTTCCGCTACCCAGAAGTCCGCGCGGTACATCCGGTAGCTGTGGGGGTTGGagatgatcaataatcaacactGGATTAACGCAGAATGTAATCTGCACTATCCAATCCATGACGTCGGCTGCAAAGAGTCGATTATTTTATACTCGCACCGCGTCGCGCACGTCACGCACAGGATGATTTGtgtcagaatgaatgaaagtgtattttttttcaataaaggtaattatttttctaatgaaCGGACTGCTTGTAACGCAGCGGGCCGCCCTGGCGCGTCGGTTAGTGCGTCTTTAATATTCATTCAACGCTGATAAAAGCCCCTAAAACGCGCTGAACTGACGGCCCCGTGACGTCACCCGACAATGTTTTGGTTCCCGACGATGACGTCACGCACAAAAACATGGTCCCCCTTGTTTTGAAGCTGAAACGCGTGCTCGGTGTTTCCTTCACCTCCCCGCACACGAAGACGCTTCCGCGCAACCGGATGACGGGAGGACGTCGGTAACCGGCGATGGCTCAGGCCGCGGGGACGAGCGCAGGATCCGGACGCAGGCTGGTGCGTAGCCCGCTAGCGAGACGGGAGCTAATTGGTTAGCTTAGCTAACGCTTGCGTTGGttaacgtggggggggggggggggggggattgtcactgaagtgtgtgtgtgtgtgtgcgtgcgcgcgcgcgcgtgtgtgtggggggtctGCGGTAGTTCAAACACCACAAACCAATATCCAGATCAATAACTTCTATGCATTGATTGTTCTGCCAAAAATGCGCAAGAAGACGCGCAGCGCTAATAACGACTGCGGGCCCACGTCGCGTGACGTCACGTTTAACCCTCTGCGGATACGAGCTGCGGGGCCGCTCGTGGAAGAGTAAAGTTTGCTTTCCACGCATGTTTGTCGCTCCGCGTCACGTGGACGCGCGTTCCCACGGCCAGCGCTCCATCTGCCGGATGATGTacgacgaagacgaagacgcgTCCGACGTGGAAGAAATGTCGAACGTCAGAGGTTTCAGCGTGGAGGAAAAGCTCGTCAGCGGCAGCTACTGCAGCGAATATGTGCGCGTCCTGGAGGGCAAAGGTGAGCGACGCGCAgctataatcaataataatatattgaGATTTGATCAGAATGAATATTGTCCATAAAcgcttccatccatcctttctttGCAGACTTTTCCTATGAATATGTTCAAAGGGAGGCTCTGAGGATCCCGCTCATCTTTAAAGAGAAACATGGACTCGGGATCAGGTGGGAATGTTTTTCTGGGAATTCTCCGGATAATATTTACCTCCAAGGATTATGGAAAAGTTACAGGATCTGAAATCTAAAATCTGAAGAAGGGTCTTGGTCTAACGGAAATCCcgttaaattttgagagcgatctggataaaAAAGAAGTCATTTActaatttactttaaaaaaaaaacaataatatcttgtaaaatctgcattcaattcactcacgctctccaagtgcttttcaaGTTTCGTAGTACAGTACACTGTAATTCTATTTTTAACTATTTTACAAGACGTAACGATATGAACCAATTCaatttctgtctttgtcttacACAGAATGCCTGAACCTGAATTTACAATTAGTGAAATTAAAGGCTTAGTGGGTAAGTACAACGCTCCTAACTCGTATATAATGTAACAGCAAACAAATGgttaaactgaactgaactgaacttaTGAAGATTTTAAGAACCACCGTGAACATGTATTTCAAACAATGCCAAACATTGTTGTtggtaaataaaatataaacagttTTAAAATATTGCACCAAGCACAAAACTTAATCATGGAAGTAGTTAAATATTGTCATAATAATTAAGGAGATGGTCACAATTTAAAATAGACATTAAAAGGTTGTTCTgacatgaatgaatgcatttatttatttacttatataaatatttgtttctttgtcataTAGTATCCTAATGTGTGGTAGATTGTACGTGTGGATTATTCTATTCAGTCTTTCCAAAGACATAATAAATGAACgttttaatctgattttatatttaatgtgcTGTGTCTCCATCTAGTGGGGCATGTAGTGAACTGCAGGCATTAGCCCCGTCTTACTGGACATTAGAAACGCCGCATGTTGTCTTTATAAATGTCTCTTTTGAAGGTTGCATTTCCAACAAGCTTGATAGAACCCCCTCTCttcgacgggggggggggggggtcataggtTAATATCAATTGTTGTGACTTGCAGGCAGTCGCCGGTCTGTGGATGTGATGGACGTGAGTACTCAGAAAGGCACGGAAATGAGCATGGCTCAGTTTGCCCGTTATTATGAGACGCCAGAGGAAGAGCGGGACAAACTCTTCAACGTCATCAGCTTGGAGTTCAGCCACACGAAGCTGGAGAAGCTCATCAAGAGGCCCGCCGTGGTGAGATCGCACAAACCTCTCTCAAACCTGTCGCCGCACGCACACCGAGCACGATCAATAAGAGCGCGGTCGACGGCTTAACATGCGGTCTTTGATCACAGGTGGATCAAGTCGACTGGGTGGACAACATGTGGCCCCCCGATCTGAAACACAGCCAAACGGAAGCCACCAATCTGATCTCAGAAATGAAATATCCCAAAGTGCAAAGGTAGGCTTTTTACTGCTTTGTGTCAATGATCTTTGATCTTTACGTCATTCTGcaagttaaaaaaagacaaaaggaattTGTAGAGATGCAGAAGACACTCGGAGAGTATTGTGTCGTTTTCTCCTCCCCTCTGAACATTCCGTTTATCACGCCGTGCCTGCAGAGTGCTGCCTGCCGCTGCTATAAGCCACCTCCTAAAAGTGCTCTTGATTGTTGCTAGGCAGCAGGTTTTTCCACAGTGCAGGATTGTTCCACAGCAGCTGGAGTATGGCTGCGCAGACgcctctcagccaatcagagccagaatcagctgcagcttttctttcaagcccagtttttctttctttctacatttgttaattttattccatttattgAACGGCCTCATGATCAGACGAGTTCTGATGCTACTGACTGTagtttatgaaataaataaagggatTTTTCAGATATCTGTGAAATTTAAAAGCGCCTTTTTCCGAGCagttttacctccgccaaggaggcgtttgtctgattgttggcaggattacagaaaaactgctggatggatcttgatgaaaaataatctggAGAAGGgttttggtctaatttagatcccattacattttgagagggATCCGGATACCcttctggatacaaaaacaatctgggttttcccatttacttataaaattataaaatctgcattcaataaaaatcagagtcataaaggggtccgatatgaaccatcatgaaacatgtcttctggatctgatccagaatgaggtcaggaacaaatattacattttaacattaaaactcatttatGCTCGactacaatttaaaatataaattttCTCCAGAAGATGGTCGCATGTGTCGAATTGTTTTAGTTGAGTCGCTATGCTTACAACTGTTCCTTGTGCATAACCGGAGATTTTGATGACGTCATGCCTTGATACCTGCACATCTGTCTTATCTGACGACTGCTGTCCCCCTTTCTGCTCTAGGTATTGCCTGATGAGCGTGAAGGGCTGCTACACAGACTTCCATATTGATTTTGGGGGGACGTCGGTCTGGTATCACGTGTTCAAAGGTTGCAAAGTAAGTCCCACCCGAGCGCCTGTCGTTCCAGGAATCCTCATCGATTAGCATTCCTGTGAAACGAAGCGGCGGCTGATATTTGGCCACGCCCACGGacttgtctcctcctcctcaggtgttCTGGCTCGTGCCTCCGACGCCGCACAATCTCGCCCTCTACGAGGACTGGGTCCTGTCGGGAAAGCAGAGCGACGTCTTCCTGGGAGACCGAGCTGACGGGTGCCAGAGAGTGGCGCTCCAGAAGGGGCACACCTTCTTCATCCCGTCTGGTGCGTAGCCGGCAGGGAAAGCTGAGCCAGCGCTTCACTTTACGCAGAGCGATCGGATAAGTGAGTTTCCTGTGCGTCCTCTTCATCATTAAGGGTGGATCCACGCCGTCTACACGCCAGAGGACACGCTGGTGTTTGGAGGCAACATTCTGCACAGCTTTAACATTCCCATGCAGCTGACGATCCACGAGATCGAGAA
The nucleotide sequence above comes from Brachionichthys hirsutus isolate HB-005 chromosome 19, CSIRO-AGI_Bhir_v1, whole genome shotgun sequence. Encoded proteins:
- the orai1b gene encoding calcium release-activated calcium channel protein 1, whose product is MSLNEHSLQALSWRKLYLSRAKLKASSRTSALLSGFAMVAMVEVQLDNSYPYPPALLIAFSACTTVLVAVHLFALMVSTCILPNIEAVSNVHNINSVQESPHERMHRHIELAWAFSTVIGTLLFLAEVVLLCWVKFLPIKQTNKSSNETMSPGVAAAITSTSIMVPFGLVFIVFAVHFYRSLVSHKTDRQFQELEELSNLTRLQNELDNRGEPSILPSPSSHFP
- the morn3 gene encoding MORN repeat-containing protein 3 produces the protein MSLIKLSKKKPATSSDSKSQSVRLHAVYSPDGNEYRGEWKDKKKHGKGIQVFKKSGAIYDGEWEHGKPDGFGTYSVLLPGTKQHVIKYRGLWTKGKKHGNGTFYYDNSSFYEGEWNENNRSGWGEMHYESGDIYEGEWENDKRHGQGALQFVDGNWYEGFWRDGKKNGAGKFYHSDKGQLYEGVWEDGNAKCGTMSDFKRDEARTPTKHPIPELHLVDGEMVLREAQSPYLDQC